From Novosphingobium decolorationis, one genomic window encodes:
- a CDS encoding ATP-binding protein, producing the protein MKALLPRSLMGQMLLAVAVALLFVQSLSAFLVYSAQRDSYETGMLNVAAFRIVMETRGREALRGAERPESAPFGGPRPRGFPLETTTTAPNLSKEVRDGHAEAKLGQILGEQSLKVARIVIVHRRLGDDKRASERFLRHARHHEMPREQMNEILGNHLIVVGVQLEGQDQWLVTRVLSPRAMNLLLYPLIFQTLGIYAVLMAAVTFILRRMTRPLAALTRRVEDFAVARDLDGQIPVSGPEDMQRLILAHNAMENRIVDLLDEKDVMLGAIGHDLKTPLAALRVRIESVEDDIERARMATTIEDIVRTLDDILSLARVGRPSDPLERTELSALVVSVVEEYEDMGEPVELGETCRMALELRPTWLRRALRNLIGNALRYGHTARVSLGKDGGQAVIVIEDDGPGIPDDSIESMMNPFTRGDPSRNSATGGAGLGLALARAIADQHGGSLTLANRYGAEGRVEGLTARLTIPMG; encoded by the coding sequence ATGAAAGCCCTCCTTCCCCGCAGTCTGATGGGGCAGATGCTGCTCGCCGTGGCGGTTGCCCTGCTCTTCGTCCAGTCCTTGAGCGCTTTCCTCGTCTACAGCGCCCAGCGCGACAGCTACGAAACCGGCATGCTCAACGTGGCCGCCTTCCGCATCGTCATGGAGACGCGCGGACGCGAAGCGCTGCGCGGTGCCGAGCGCCCCGAAAGCGCCCCCTTCGGTGGCCCGCGCCCACGTGGGTTCCCGCTCGAAACCACGACCACGGCACCGAACCTGAGCAAGGAAGTGCGCGACGGCCATGCCGAGGCCAAGCTGGGACAGATTCTGGGCGAGCAATCGCTCAAGGTGGCCCGGATCGTCATTGTCCACCGCCGTCTCGGCGACGACAAGCGCGCCAGCGAACGCTTCCTGCGCCATGCCCGACACCACGAGATGCCCCGCGAACAGATGAATGAGATCCTGGGCAACCACCTGATTGTCGTCGGCGTCCAGCTCGAGGGGCAGGACCAATGGCTCGTCACCCGCGTGCTCTCGCCGCGCGCGATGAACCTGCTGCTTTACCCCCTGATCTTCCAGACGCTGGGCATCTACGCCGTACTGATGGCGGCGGTGACCTTCATCCTGCGGCGCATGACCCGACCACTCGCAGCCCTCACCCGGCGGGTCGAGGACTTCGCCGTGGCCCGTGATCTGGATGGACAGATCCCCGTGTCGGGCCCCGAGGACATGCAGCGCCTGATCCTCGCCCACAACGCGATGGAAAACCGCATCGTCGACCTGCTCGATGAAAAGGACGTGATGCTGGGCGCCATCGGCCACGACCTCAAGACCCCGCTAGCCGCCCTGCGTGTGCGCATCGAGAGCGTCGAGGACGACATCGAACGTGCGCGCATGGCGACCACCATCGAGGACATCGTGCGCACCCTCGACGACATCCTGTCGCTCGCCCGCGTCGGACGTCCGAGCGACCCGCTCGAACGCACCGAACTCTCCGCCCTCGTCGTCTCGGTGGTCGAGGAGTACGAGGACATGGGCGAGCCGGTGGAGCTGGGGGAAACCTGCCGGATGGCGCTCGAACTGCGCCCTACCTGGCTGCGGCGCGCGCTGCGCAACCTCATCGGCAACGCCCTGCGCTATGGCCACACGGCGCGTGTCTCGCTCGGCAAGGACGGCGGGCAGGCCGTGATCGTGATCGAGGACGACGGGCCGGGCATCCCGGACGATTCCATCGAAAGCATGATGAACCCGTTCACCCGCGGCGACCCCTCGCGCAATTCGGCCACCGGCGGCGCGGGACTGGGCCTCGCGCTTGCCCGCGCGATCGCGGACCAGCACGGCGGATCGCTGACCCTCGCCAACCGGTACGGTGCTGAAGGCCGCGTCGAAGGCCTGACCGCGCGTCTGACCATCCCGATGGGGTAA
- a CDS encoding response regulator: MNDTAPVRLLLVDDEAALREPLGEYLSRQGFTVTQASSAAEARTFLRDHKADLVLLDIMMPGEDGLSFCRHLVEAQDLPVIFLTARGEATDRIVGLEIGADDYVVKPFEPRELVARIRSVLRRAARGVPAAPENEAFLFEGWTLDPLKRRLTDADGAVVAISSVEFRLLMAFLEHPRQVLDRDRLLDMVQGREAHLFDRAVDNQVSRLRRKIEVDSRNPQLIQTVWGGGYMLAADVKRVALEDE, translated from the coding sequence ATGAACGACACCGCGCCTGTCCGCCTGCTTCTCGTCGACGACGAAGCGGCCCTTCGTGAACCCCTGGGTGAGTACCTCTCGCGCCAGGGGTTTACCGTCACCCAGGCCAGCAGCGCCGCCGAGGCGCGCACTTTCCTGCGCGACCACAAGGCGGATCTCGTCCTCCTCGACATCATGATGCCGGGCGAGGACGGGCTTTCGTTCTGCCGCCACCTCGTCGAGGCGCAGGACCTGCCCGTGATCTTCCTGACCGCGCGCGGCGAGGCGACCGACCGCATCGTCGGGCTCGAGATCGGCGCGGACGACTATGTCGTCAAACCCTTCGAACCGCGCGAACTGGTCGCGCGCATCCGCTCGGTCCTGCGCCGCGCGGCCCGCGGCGTGCCTGCCGCCCCCGAGAACGAGGCTTTCCTCTTCGAAGGCTGGACGCTCGATCCCCTCAAGCGCCGCCTGACCGACGCGGACGGGGCGGTCGTCGCGATTTCCTCGGTCGAGTTCCGCCTGCTCATGGCCTTCCTGGAGCATCCCCGCCAGGTCCTCGACCGTGATCGCCTGCTCGACATGGTGCAGGGCCGCGAGGCCCACCTCTTCGACCGTGCGGTCGACAACCAGGTCAGCCGCCTGCGCCGCAAGATCGAGGTCGACAGCCGCAATCCGCAGCTGATCCAGACCGTCTGGGGCGGCGGCTACATGCTCGCCGCCGACGTCAAGCGGGTGGCGCTGGAAGACGAATGA
- a CDS encoding EF-hand domain-containing protein: MTPTFKTTRFKTIALGLTAASLALGGAAYAQDDAPRGPRHAMMDADKDGIVTRAEAQAAAEAMFTRMDVNKDGKIDAADREARQTARRTAMFEKLDTNGDGSISKDEFMSAERGHRGDRGDRGPRADGEGRHGKHHMRRGHHGPRHGGGMMMMRMADTNKDGAITREEAVAAALTHFDMVDADKDGQITPEERKAAHEKMRAQFKARKAEGSAK, from the coding sequence ATGACCCCCACGTTCAAGACCACCCGTTTCAAGACTATCGCCCTTGGCCTGACCGCCGCGAGCCTCGCCCTTGGCGGCGCAGCCTACGCGCAGGATGATGCGCCGCGCGGCCCCCGTCACGCGATGATGGACGCCGACAAGGACGGCATCGTTACCCGCGCCGAGGCGCAGGCCGCGGCCGAGGCGATGTTCACCCGCATGGACGTCAACAAGGACGGCAAGATCGACGCCGCCGACCGCGAGGCGCGCCAGACTGCACGCCGCACCGCCATGTTCGAGAAGCTCGACACCAACGGCGACGGCTCGATCTCGAAGGATGAATTCATGAGCGCCGAGCGCGGCCACCGGGGTGATCGTGGAGATCGCGGCCCGCGCGCCGACGGCGAAGGTCGTCACGGCAAGCACCACATGCGCCGCGGTCACCATGGCCCGCGCCACGGCGGCGGCATGATGATGATGCGCATGGCCGACACCAACAAGGACGGCGCGATCACCCGCGAGGAAGCGGTGGCCGCAGCCCTCACGCACTTCGACATGGTCGATGCCGACAAGGATGGACAGATCACCCCCGAAGAGCGCAAGGCGGCGCACGAAAAGATGCGCGCCCAGTTCAAGGCCCGTAAGGCCGAAGGCTCGGCCAAGTAG
- a CDS encoding cupin domain-containing protein — MTRLVRELGRTPVHLGPGGHAEALPAYTGTMDWYAAYARRTEADGPDGRLVALHCLDADWDSWEMHPCGDEVVVCLAGELTLIRESAEGSHICEDLHAGDYVIIPSGVWHTADIARLATALFITTGHGTQHRPRP; from the coding sequence ATGACCCGGCTTGTCCGTGAACTTGGCCGCACGCCCGTTCACCTGGGGCCAGGAGGCCATGCCGAGGCCCTGCCTGCCTACACAGGCACCATGGACTGGTACGCGGCCTATGCACGGCGCACCGAGGCCGACGGGCCGGACGGCCGGCTCGTCGCCCTCCACTGTCTCGATGCCGACTGGGACAGCTGGGAGATGCACCCGTGCGGCGATGAGGTCGTCGTCTGCCTTGCCGGAGAACTGACGTTGATCCGGGAGAGCGCCGAAGGCTCCCATATCTGCGAGGACCTGCACGCCGGGGACTATGTCATTATCCCCTCCGGGGTCTGGCACACCGCCGATATCGCACGCCTCGCCACCGCCCTTTTCATCACCACCGGGCATGGCACGCAGCACCGCCCCCGTCCCTGA
- a CDS encoding aminopeptidase P family protein, with amino-acid sequence MLMNTHESRLDALRQELKRRGLDGFVVPICDEHMSEYVGAYAQRLPWLTGFAGSAGSAIVLTDPTRTPAAAMFTDGRYTIQVREQVDARFYAYESVPQTSHAQWLAEHMPEGAVIGYDAWLHTAHWTRSVDAAIAAKGGKLVAVEGNPIDAVWEDQPLPSPALALVHAEEFAGQSSEAKRATLAEGLTSRGLDATVVTALDSIAWLLNIRGSDVAHTPVALSYVIAHADGTADLFIAEEKVTPELRQHLGNAVSILPRDGFIAGLECLAGKRVALDPDNAVVAIAHALNHAGATVIEARDPVVLPKAIKNPVEQQGHRDAQERDGAAVSRFLHWLSLEGPKGEVTELSAAARLLEFRQECGDLRDTSFNTISGAGPHAALPHYAVTEESNLTLEPNSVFLCDSGGQYPAGTTDITRTVWIGPGEPGAEVKARFTRVLKGHIALDRVLFPKGTAGSQLDILARHALWQAGLDYAHGTGHGVGSFLGVHEGPQRIAKSGGGQPGTEQALLPGMILSNEPGYYKAGEYGIRIENLVLVVPRAIPGAEGEFYGFETLTFAPIEKRLVDTALLTEEETAWWNAYHARVNELIGPQLDGAAKTWLEEQCAPL; translated from the coding sequence ATGCTGATGAACACCCATGAATCGCGCCTCGACGCGCTGCGCCAGGAACTCAAGCGCCGCGGCCTCGACGGCTTCGTCGTGCCCATCTGCGATGAGCACATGAGCGAGTACGTGGGCGCCTATGCCCAGCGCCTGCCCTGGCTGACCGGCTTTGCCGGATCGGCGGGCTCGGCCATCGTGCTGACCGATCCCACCCGCACGCCCGCGGCCGCCATGTTCACCGATGGGCGCTACACCATCCAGGTGCGCGAACAGGTCGATGCCCGCTTCTACGCCTACGAGAGCGTGCCCCAGACCAGCCACGCGCAGTGGCTCGCCGAGCACATGCCCGAGGGCGCCGTGATCGGCTACGACGCCTGGCTGCACACCGCGCACTGGACGCGCAGCGTCGATGCGGCCATCGCCGCGAAAGGCGGCAAGCTCGTCGCCGTCGAGGGCAATCCCATCGACGCAGTGTGGGAAGACCAGCCCCTCCCCTCCCCCGCGCTCGCACTCGTCCACGCCGAGGAATTTGCCGGACAGTCGAGCGAGGCCAAGCGCGCTACGCTCGCCGAGGGGCTCACCAGCCGCGGGCTCGATGCGACCGTCGTCACCGCGCTCGATTCGATTGCCTGGCTGCTCAACATCCGCGGCTCGGACGTCGCGCACACCCCCGTCGCACTGTCCTACGTCATCGCCCACGCCGATGGCACGGCCGACCTCTTCATCGCCGAGGAGAAGGTGACGCCCGAGCTGCGCCAGCACCTGGGTAATGCCGTCTCGATCCTCCCGCGCGACGGCTTTATCGCAGGTCTGGAGTGCCTCGCGGGCAAGCGCGTCGCGCTCGATCCCGACAACGCGGTGGTCGCGATTGCCCATGCCCTGAACCACGCAGGCGCCACGGTGATCGAGGCGCGCGACCCGGTGGTCCTGCCCAAGGCGATCAAGAACCCGGTCGAGCAGCAGGGCCACCGCGACGCGCAGGAGCGTGACGGTGCGGCGGTCTCGCGCTTCCTCCACTGGCTCTCGCTCGAAGGTCCCAAGGGCGAGGTCACCGAACTGTCGGCCGCGGCCAGACTGCTGGAATTCCGCCAGGAATGCGGTGATCTGCGCGACACCTCGTTCAACACGATCTCGGGTGCAGGCCCCCACGCCGCGCTGCCCCACTATGCGGTCACGGAAGAGAGCAACCTGACGCTGGAGCCGAACTCGGTGTTCCTGTGCGATTCGGGGGGGCAGTACCCGGCAGGCACCACCGACATCACCCGCACCGTGTGGATCGGGCCGGGCGAACCGGGCGCGGAGGTGAAGGCGCGCTTCACCCGCGTTCTCAAGGGCCATATCGCGCTTGACCGCGTGCTCTTTCCCAAGGGCACGGCCGGGAGCCAGCTCGATATCCTCGCGCGCCACGCGCTGTGGCAGGCCGGGCTCGACTATGCCCATGGCACCGGGCACGGGGTGGGCAGCTTCCTGGGCGTCCACGAAGGCCCCCAGCGCATCGCCAAGTCGGGCGGCGGCCAACCGGGCACCGAGCAGGCGCTGCTGCCGGGAATGATCCTCTCCAACGAGCCGGGCTACTACAAGGCAGGCGAATACGGCATCCGCATCGAGAACCTGGTGCTCGTCGTCCCGCGCGCGATCCCGGGCGCGGAAGGCGAGTTCTACGGCTTCGAAACCCTGACCTTCGCCCCGATCGAGAAACGCCTGGTCGATACGGCCTTGCTGACCGAGGAGGAAACGGCCTGGTGGAATGCCTACCACGCCCGCGTCAATGAGCTGATCGGCCCGCAACTGGATGGCGCGGCGAAGACCTGGCTGGAGGAGCAATGCGCGCCGCTCTGA
- a CDS encoding S9 family peptidase — protein sequence MADSTQAPVSAPVAAKKPHSFTHHGITVQDEYAWLRDPGYPEVTDAEVLAHLEAENRWFEARMAPHQARIDALFKEMRARIKEADTSVPQKDGDYLYWIEFEDGAEYKKWWRKPVSGGADELILDEVALAEGKEYFRLGALSVSANGKLLAYSVDDNGSERFTVRIKDLATGELLADEIPGTLSALVWVAKDTGLVYSLANEQWRTDNARLHWLGTPLSDDVEIYHEDDEGFRVGSSLSANEKWLIIGTSDHETSEARLVRADDPLGPQILVKAREKGVEYDVDERNDVLFIHTNDTHENFRLATASIDAPSAWNTLIEGSDDFYLTGVDLFRDFFVVEGRERGLDRIAVHYYDDPNRIEAIDFPEASYSAGLGTNPEWHVETLRLSYESMVKPASVMDYDVKAKTLETLKVQEIPSGYDEDLYATERLEIAARDGTLIPVSIVYRKDREGAGPLHLYGYGAYGISIDPGFSTSRLSLVDRGFAFAIAHIRGGDDMGRAWYKAGKLERRTNTFTDFVDCAKGLIVRGYTQAGRISISGGSAGGELMGAVINSDPDLWGAVVAHVPFVDVLATMLDETLPLTPGEWPEWGNPITDKAAFEHIASYSPYDRVAAQAYPPLMVTAGLNDPRVTYWEPAKWVARLRELKTDTNELILKTNMGAGHGGKSGRFESLKETAEEFAFILWQLGIEG from the coding sequence ATGGCAGATTCCACCCAGGCACCCGTTTCGGCCCCCGTCGCGGCCAAGAAGCCCCATTCCTTCACCCACCACGGCATCACGGTCCAGGACGAGTATGCCTGGCTGCGCGATCCCGGTTATCCCGAGGTGACCGACGCCGAAGTGCTCGCCCACCTCGAGGCGGAGAACCGCTGGTTCGAGGCGCGCATGGCCCCGCATCAGGCGCGCATCGACGCGCTGTTCAAGGAGATGCGCGCGCGCATCAAGGAAGCCGACACGTCGGTGCCGCAGAAGGACGGCGACTACCTGTACTGGATCGAGTTCGAGGACGGCGCGGAGTACAAGAAGTGGTGGCGCAAGCCCGTCTCGGGCGGCGCGGACGAACTGATCCTCGACGAAGTGGCACTGGCCGAGGGCAAGGAATACTTCCGCCTCGGCGCGCTTTCGGTGAGCGCCAACGGCAAGCTTCTTGCCTACTCGGTCGATGACAACGGTTCGGAGCGCTTCACCGTGCGCATCAAGGACCTTGCGACCGGCGAACTGCTGGCCGACGAGATCCCGGGTACGCTCTCCGCGTTGGTCTGGGTGGCGAAGGACACCGGCCTTGTCTACTCGCTGGCGAACGAGCAGTGGCGCACCGACAACGCGCGCCTGCACTGGCTGGGCACGCCGCTCTCGGACGATGTCGAGATCTACCACGAGGACGACGAGGGCTTCCGCGTCGGCTCCTCGCTCTCGGCCAACGAGAAGTGGCTCATCATCGGCACCAGCGACCACGAGACGAGCGAGGCGCGGCTGGTGCGCGCCGATGATCCGCTGGGCCCGCAGATCCTCGTGAAGGCGCGCGAGAAGGGCGTGGAGTACGACGTCGACGAGCGCAACGACGTCCTCTTCATCCACACCAACGACACGCACGAGAACTTCCGCCTCGCCACCGCCTCGATCGATGCGCCCTCGGCCTGGAACACGCTCATCGAAGGCTCGGACGACTTCTACCTGACCGGCGTTGACCTGTTCCGTGATTTCTTCGTCGTCGAGGGGCGCGAGCGCGGGCTCGACCGTATCGCGGTCCACTATTACGACGATCCGAACCGGATCGAGGCCATCGATTTCCCTGAGGCGAGCTACTCGGCCGGGCTTGGCACCAATCCCGAATGGCACGTCGAGACGCTGCGCCTCTCCTACGAATCGATGGTGAAGCCCGCCTCTGTGATGGACTATGACGTGAAGGCGAAGACGCTGGAAACGCTCAAGGTTCAGGAGATCCCCTCGGGCTACGACGAGGATCTCTACGCCACCGAGCGCCTCGAGATCGCGGCGCGCGACGGCACCCTGATCCCCGTCTCCATCGTCTACCGCAAGGACCGCGAAGGGGCAGGCCCGCTCCATCTCTATGGCTACGGCGCCTACGGCATCTCGATCGATCCGGGCTTCTCGACCTCGCGCCTCAGCCTTGTCGATCGCGGCTTTGCCTTTGCCATCGCGCACATCCGGGGCGGCGATGACATGGGCCGCGCCTGGTACAAGGCGGGCAAGCTGGAGCGGCGCACCAACACCTTCACCGACTTTGTCGACTGCGCGAAGGGCCTGATCGTACGCGGCTACACGCAGGCGGGCAGGATCAGCATCTCGGGCGGCTCGGCGGGCGGCGAACTGATGGGCGCGGTCATCAACTCCGATCCCGATCTGTGGGGCGCAGTCGTCGCGCACGTTCCCTTCGTCGACGTGCTGGCGACGATGCTGGACGAGACGCTGCCGCTCACTCCGGGCGAGTGGCCCGAATGGGGCAATCCGATCACCGACAAGGCGGCCTTCGAGCATATCGCAAGCTACAGCCCCTACGACCGTGTCGCGGCGCAGGCCTATCCGCCGCTGATGGTGACGGCCGGGCTCAACGACCCGCGCGTGACCTATTGGGAACCGGCCAAGTGGGTGGCGCGCCTGCGCGAACTCAAGACCGACACCAACGAATTGATCCTCAAGACCAACATGGGGGCTGGCCACGGCGGCAAGTCGGGCCGCTTCGAAAGCCTGAAGGAAACCGCCGAGGAGTTCGCCTTCATCCTGTGGCAACTGGGCATCGAGGGCTGA
- a CDS encoding acyl-CoA thioesterase, which produces MAEPFTRSFEATSEHIDQLGHVNNAVWVQWMEEVSVAHWEAVAPPEHQAAYVWVVTRHEIDYRGNIREGERVTATTWIPDPPKRATFDRCVAFRREGDEETGKVLVRARTTWAVIEVASGRLVRIPKDVAAPFWNGSPTS; this is translated from the coding sequence ATGGCCGAGCCGTTCACACGCAGCTTCGAGGCCACTTCGGAGCACATCGACCAGCTCGGCCACGTCAACAATGCGGTCTGGGTGCAGTGGATGGAGGAGGTCTCCGTCGCTCACTGGGAGGCGGTCGCTCCGCCCGAACACCAGGCGGCCTATGTCTGGGTCGTGACCCGGCACGAGATCGACTACCGCGGCAACATCCGCGAGGGCGAGCGCGTGACCGCCACGACCTGGATCCCCGATCCGCCCAAGCGCGCGACCTTCGACCGCTGCGTCGCGTTTCGCCGTGAGGGGGACGAGGAGACGGGAAAGGTTCTCGTGCGCGCCCGCACGACCTGGGCCGTGATCGAGGTCGCTTCGGGGCGACTGGTGCGCATCCCCAAGGATGTGGCCGCGCCTTTCTGGAACGGCTCGCCAACTAGCTGA
- a CDS encoding sensor domain-containing diguanylate cyclase has protein sequence MFPWARPFLFCLLIALAGLIPGFAKAANDFPVGSRCHTLAPSETSSANLARTREAWTCGPSDWKVSGTKASYVRIDVRGRDLPADAVLTTRLTRYRSMTITAIGSDGRSVTRDIRSDDLRFSTTRWRMYTALPRLDGPVDAYVLKVTGPRHIGLLSDAEVGARASPMAVGNRQLILAALCGLMLMPLILNFVFFRILRQRFILWHAAAVLAMLTQTLVSSGLINRFVRLSVTELCLLSTLSWAFMVIATLRFFIDLIEPETLTARQRLAVELLCPWFLFWSAYYFLADGVLLPSVAPLYYMSFLPIIATLLATIVLSALRGSRLVWFQIVGWSPLMLLGIARNLSILGLTDAPLGMMVEQHFAIAFEVAVTTLGVAERIMTIRLQRDHALAEARFQANLALHDPLTGLFNRRAIEEKFDTLLRTGFHTMAALDIDHFKAINDTHGHAAGDEVLRAVGQALAGDKDILTVRLGGEEFLLLLRGEGALERAERLRQAIPSRVAKEHAGLRKLVTASMGVYRLDTTCGHVPSFTEAYTACDELLYAAKADGRDCVRSNVCIEPLPTTRLELVG, from the coding sequence ATGTTTCCGTGGGCCCGGCCTTTCCTGTTCTGTCTTCTGATCGCGCTGGCGGGACTGATTCCGGGATTCGCCAAGGCTGCCAATGACTTCCCTGTCGGATCACGGTGCCATACGCTGGCGCCGTCCGAAACGTCCTCCGCGAATCTTGCCCGCACCCGCGAGGCCTGGACCTGCGGCCCTTCGGACTGGAAGGTCAGCGGAACCAAGGCAAGCTACGTACGCATCGACGTACGGGGGCGCGACCTGCCAGCAGATGCCGTCCTGACCACCCGCCTCACGCGCTACCGCAGCATGACGATCACCGCGATCGGCTCCGACGGTCGATCCGTCACGCGCGACATCCGGTCGGATGACCTGCGCTTCTCCACCACGCGCTGGCGGATGTACACCGCACTGCCGCGCCTTGATGGTCCGGTGGATGCCTACGTTCTCAAGGTGACGGGGCCGCGCCACATCGGGCTTCTCTCGGACGCCGAAGTCGGCGCGCGTGCTTCGCCCATGGCGGTTGGCAACCGGCAACTGATCCTGGCCGCGCTCTGTGGGCTGATGCTGATGCCGCTGATCCTTAACTTCGTGTTCTTCCGGATCCTGCGCCAGCGCTTCATCCTCTGGCACGCGGCGGCCGTCCTGGCGATGCTCACCCAGACGCTTGTCAGCAGCGGCCTCATCAACCGCTTCGTGCGTCTCTCGGTCACGGAACTGTGCCTGCTCTCGACCTTGAGCTGGGCGTTCATGGTCATCGCCACGCTGCGCTTCTTCATCGACCTGATCGAGCCCGAGACGCTGACCGCGCGCCAGCGCCTTGCCGTCGAACTGCTGTGCCCGTGGTTCCTGTTCTGGAGCGCGTACTACTTCCTCGCCGATGGGGTGCTGCTGCCCTCGGTCGCGCCGCTCTACTACATGTCGTTCCTGCCGATCATCGCCACCCTGCTGGCCACGATCGTTCTCTCGGCGCTGCGCGGCAGCCGCCTCGTCTGGTTCCAGATCGTGGGCTGGAGCCCGCTCATGCTGCTGGGCATCGCGCGCAACCTCTCGATCCTGGGGCTGACCGACGCACCGCTGGGCATGATGGTCGAGCAGCACTTCGCGATTGCCTTCGAGGTCGCGGTCACCACGCTGGGCGTCGCCGAACGGATCATGACCATCCGCCTGCAGCGCGACCATGCCCTGGCCGAAGCGCGCTTCCAGGCCAACCTTGCGCTGCACGATCCGCTCACCGGCCTCTTCAACCGCCGCGCGATCGAGGAAAAGTTCGACACGCTCTTGCGCACCGGTTTCCACACCATGGCCGCGCTCGACATCGACCACTTCAAGGCGATCAACGACACCCACGGCCACGCCGCCGGGGACGAGGTACTGAGAGCCGTGGGGCAGGCACTGGCAGGCGACAAGGACATCCTGACGGTGCGCCTGGGCGGCGAGGAGTTCCTGCTCCTCCTGCGCGGCGAGGGCGCGCTGGAACGCGCCGAACGCCTGCGCCAGGCCATTCCCAGCCGGGTCGCCAAGGAGCACGCAGGGCTGCGCAAGCTGGTCACCGCCAGCATGGGGGTCTATCGCCTGGACACGACCTGCGGGCACGTCCCTTCGTTCACCGAAGCCTACACGGCCTGTGACGAGCTGCTCTACGCGGCCAAGGCGGATGGGCGCGACTGCGTGCGCAGCAACGTCTGCATCGAGCCCCTCCCGACCACGCGCCTGGAACTCGTCGGCTGA
- the ald gene encoding alanine dehydrogenase gives MRVGTVTEIKNHEYRVGLTPESASELVANGHEVWVQSGAGLGIGASDEQYSALGAKVIATAEEVFAGCDMIVKVKEPLAPERAMLREGQILYTYLHLAPDPAQTEDLLKSGVTAIAYETVTGPNGALPLLKPMSQVAGRMSIQAGATALQKAQGGRGVLLGGVPGVMPGKVAVIGGGVVGFNAAQMAAGLGADVTILDRNPEVLERLGNYFEARAKTRFSSLANLAESVADADLVIGAVLIPGAAAPKLVTREMLGTMKKGAVLVDVAIDQGGCFETSHATTHDDPTYMVDGIVHYCVANMPGAVSRTSTYALNNVTLPHALAIANLGWKGALARDPHLAEGLNVHAGKVTYKAVATELGYDYTPVSELLA, from the coding sequence ATGCGCGTCGGTACCGTCACGGAAATCAAGAACCACGAATACCGGGTCGGCCTGACCCCCGAGAGCGCCAGCGAACTCGTCGCCAACGGCCACGAGGTCTGGGTCCAGAGCGGTGCGGGCCTCGGCATCGGCGCGAGCGACGAGCAGTACAGCGCGCTCGGCGCCAAGGTCATCGCGACCGCCGAAGAGGTGTTCGCGGGCTGCGACATGATCGTGAAGGTGAAGGAGCCGCTCGCCCCGGAACGCGCCATGCTGCGTGAGGGCCAGATCCTCTACACCTACCTCCACCTTGCGCCCGATCCCGCCCAGACCGAAGACCTGCTGAAGTCGGGCGTCACCGCCATTGCCTACGAGACCGTCACGGGCCCGAACGGCGCGCTGCCGCTCCTGAAGCCGATGAGCCAGGTTGCCGGCCGCATGTCGATCCAGGCGGGTGCCACCGCGCTCCAGAAGGCGCAGGGTGGCCGCGGCGTGCTGCTGGGCGGCGTTCCGGGCGTGATGCCAGGCAAGGTTGCCGTCATCGGCGGCGGCGTGGTCGGCTTCAACGCCGCGCAGATGGCCGCAGGGCTTGGCGCGGACGTGACGATCCTCGACCGCAACCCCGAAGTGCTCGAACGCCTCGGCAACTACTTCGAGGCGCGCGCCAAGACGCGCTTCTCGAGCCTTGCCAACCTGGCCGAGAGCGTGGCCGATGCCGACCTCGTCATTGGCGCGGTACTGATCCCGGGCGCGGCCGCACCCAAGCTCGTCACCCGCGAAATGCTGGGCACGATGAAGAAGGGCGCGGTCCTCGTCGATGTCGCCATCGACCAGGGCGGCTGCTTCGAGACCAGCCACGCGACCACGCATGACGATCCGACCTACATGGTCGACGGCATCGTCCACTACTGCGTGGCCAACATGCCCGGCGCTGTTTCGCGCACCAGCACCTACGCGCTCAACAACGTGACCCTGCCCCATGCGCTGGCTATCGCGAACCTGGGCTGGAAGGGCGCGCTGGCCCGCGATCCGCACCTTGCCGAGGGCCTCAACGTCCATGCAGGCAAGGTCACCTACAAGGCCGTAGCCACCGAACTGGGCTACGATTACACGCCCGTCTCGGAGCTTCTCGCCTAG